Part of the Triticum urartu cultivar G1812 chromosome 2, Tu2.1, whole genome shotgun sequence genome, TACTGCTTGCCGATATCCAACATCTCAAAGTTCAGTTTCATTATCCATTGGACTGCAGGTGCATATCAACCTCAGGGTTCCAGTTCCATGGCCATGGGCATGCGGCACATGACGAACTAGCAAAGGCACACCGCGAAATTGGTCGGTGCTACCATCTGTGGCGATGACCTTGTGACAGGAAGACGCTTCCATGAAGGGCTGGTTGACAACATCATGTACCTCACCATGGAATACCATGGGACTACTGTTGTCACTGATGACATGCCACTGGGCCTGATGAAACTAAAAATGAAGAAGGTGACGGCTAGGATGTCGAGGATAATGACAAGAGAGACATAGATGAAGAGGCGAAGGAGAAGACTAGCTACTCACAAACACAAGGTTTATCACGTCGCCAACATCCACCATATCAAAATCACCTTGAAAAGAACCTTAGGGTTTAAAGCAAACGGTTTAGAAGTTGTTATGGTCGTGAGTGCACAAGGCAGCAGGAGATAGGCCTGTTCGTGAAGGCATTTGATAGGTTATGTTAAAGATATGAAGATTAAGAAAAGGAATAAATAAGTGATAAATATCCTTGTTGGATACTGTTGGCTCAATATGAAAGAGTCCAGTTAAATTAGCAAGGGTTCAATTGAATAGGAAGGTAGATTTATGGTTAGGCCTTGAGTTCGAAAGTTTCAATTGAGCTTTTAGATGAAGCAATGAAATCCCAAAGCCTAATAGATCACTTCCACGTCAGGAACAACCCCTGCTGCAGCTATTGAGGGCGAGTGCCTGATCCCTGGTCTTCAGACCATTATCTTATCAAAGCTATTATAGGCCAAGGTCCACAACAAAATAATTTTTTAGATAAATGATTTTGAACTTCGGGATTCTAGTCTTCCAGGAACATAGTCAAGGGTCTAACATGGACATTTTCTAACTAGATTAGATTACCTCTGGGTAGTAATTGCTGTCAATCTTCTGAATTTCAATGAACATCTCTCGTGCAGCTTTTGAAAAATTGTTCATGCCCTGAAATAACAGGAGTATCCAAATGAATATTTTGGTACATAGTAAAATAGCCTCATCATGTGCTAGTGCTGAGTACTAAAACTAATAGCTTAGACATATGATAGTTTCATGAATGTACATTGCTGTTGCAGCCAAAAATTCCTAATGTAAATAAAACTTGACAGAGGAACAGCCTTAAGAATGAACCAAGTTACATGACAACAAAAACAAATTGAGTACCTGCTTCCAAGACAAAAGCTTGGCCTCAGTATCAGGCAATGAAGAAATGATCAAACAGCTATGCAACTACCCTCTTCAATGAAACAATGGAATTAATGTATATAGCGCTGAGAAGAAGATTTCACAGACAGCAACGCACCAATCCTTTGACATCTAATATGGCTGTTGTAGAAGATATGTGCTTCTTTGCGGCAACAGAACATGCAGGATATCTCAAAGATAAAGTTTTCTCCTGTTCTGATATATGATATTTTATATATCTATCAATACTAGTCACTTGCATGAGCTTACTGAGATCCACTGAGCCAATCCGTTCAATGTATAGTGGCCTTCCAAATCTGTCAACTCCATGAAATCCATGAGGATAGCATCGTTTTAATGCGTCAAATTCCTCAAATTTAAAATCCTGTGACATAGAAACACCATTTCCCCTTAATATTTCAACCAGATAACAATAATACTGTGGAACTAGAAATGTAGAAGGATACAAGACAATTACGAGACTCTTTGGACAAATTACAAACAGAATATTTACAAATGACAGCCATGACATACCTTTGCAATGGTATCAACAGCACAATCCTCACGCCATTTCAGCATATTCAAGAACATCTCTTTTGCCTTTATTACATTGAATCCTCGCATTCTCAGAAAGCTACATGATGAAGATAGCAATCAGATCAAGTCCAACTTCAATAAAAAATAAGAGTACGTCTGACCTCCTAACTGTTGAGGTGTAAAATATCTCCCAGTTATTTAGATGGATAATTTGGTGATGTAACTATGTATAGAAGTATACAACATAGTTTCTGGATAATGGATAAAACTTAGATACCGTAGTAGGACATGATGGTCATCAAACTTCTCTGGAAGCTGGTTGGTCGCAAGAAGTGACTCCCTCAACGCTTGCACAGACCGCTCTTCCTTCTGGTCATGAATACCATTGGCAATACTCTGAGAAATTTTGATCTTGCTGTTCCTTCTAAGTAGTTGCTCAATAGATCTGAAGCTCATCTTTGATACGGAGCTGTTTTTGTTATCCACTTGCAGGAAGTGCCAGTAAGGTTCAAGTGGAAACTTGGTAAATTAGTTCTGAAGCTGTGGTATTGAACCCTTCGTAAAAAGAAGGCAGGCCATTAGAAGCAGGTTTGACTCCATTACATTCGCTTGGCATTCCACTTTCTTTTATTTGATCCAACAATGTAAGCAAGCATACACAAAGCAGAAAGGAAAGAGAGTTTTAACTGTGCAAGTCCATGGGGAAACAATATGGTAGTTATGGTCATTAGTATTCTGTGCTGCGATTTATTTTTTCTGTAATACCATCAACGTCCCTGATTTAAATTTTAGAGTTTAATATTTTATAAGTTAAGAAAAGAGGAATATTTAAGACCACCTATCCTATATAGCATAATATACTATCGTGAATTTCTGGCATCACCAAGAAAAGAAGATGAGGAAGGTATTCAATAGACCATCATGTTTGCCGTAATTTGATTGGCCAACAGTAACCCATTGCCAAATATAGCTAGATACTTGTGATTTATTTTCTGTTCATGGATGATGCTTTGCTTTTGTACTGCAATATTAATCTGGCCCACGCAGAAGATGGAAGAACTCAAGAATTCCACTTCTGCACGGTCCAACTGATGCACATCAGTGCAGCTACAATTTAAGGCGGCACCGCAAGAAAAttaagaaagagaaaatgaaataGTCACTAGTGCAATAGGTCCACAGCGTCGTCTGAGCACTGATAACCGTGCGCAATTCCGCTAATTTTGAATGCATgtttcctcaaaaaaaaaatcaaatgcATGTCATGTATGCACAAACACAAGGAATTTGCTGTTCTGCAATCTCAAGAACCAACATAGGATCTTACCTAGGGTTGAAGCTCCGGGATGCTGCTTGTGAGCGCGCTACCAATTATTTTGCGAATAAACCAGGAGTCCTCCTCGTCCTGGACTTGGAAGATATAAAATGGGGGCTGGGTCTCCTGGGCGTGGCATTACGTCGAACGCCTGGTGGGCATGCGGCGGGTGCCAGGCGGAAGGGAAAGGATGCTTCCGCGGGCGGCAATAAGAGGAATCCGGCGTCTCCCTCATGGACACGGCGCCGGAGAAGCGACGTGAAGCGGCCGCATACTCCTCCTCGGCCAGGCCCATCACGTGCGGCTGCCGACTGCTTCGCTCCGAGTGCGCGGAGAATCCATTGGCGTCGCTCGGGAGGTCTTAACGCCTTCtcgcgtcactgacatgtgggggtGGTGTGTGTCGCCCTTGCAGCAAATCAGGCTTTTTTTTAGACAAATTGCAGCAAATCAGGCGCCTCGCGTCTGTcgctacatgggcctggcccatctCCCAACTGCAGCCACGAGCGAGCGCACGCGCGCATGGCCGTGTTTAGTTCGTTTTTTCCCTCTGATTAGTAGTAACTGTGAGCGACGCGAGATTGTAAAAAAAAACTGTGAGCGACGCGAGATTGTAAAAAAAAACTGTGAGCGACGCGAGATTGTAAAAAAAAACTGTGAGCGACGCATCAGCACGAAATTGAAATGTGCGTTTTATTCCCgtcaaaaaaagagaaagaaatgtGCGTTTTTTTGCTAAATAAACAACACAGGTCGCTAAATTAATAACTGCGTGTCTGGTTTTCACAGCGTTTTTTTACGATTTTTTGTTTTTGAACCGGTTTCTGAGAAAACATCACAAATTCAAGAAATGTTAACGAGTATGAAAAAAGTTCCGGAAATTTTTAAAAATACAAATAAAATTAAATGCATGCAAATTCAACAACAATGTGCACGAACTcgaaaaagttcatgaattaaAAAATTATTCATGACATTCAACAATATCATGAAACAAAAAATGTGCATGAATTTTAAACATgtttgtgaatttgaaaaaagtcACGAAATTGAAGAAATGTTCctaaatttaaaaaaattcacaTTTTTGCTAATGTTCATGAATGTGAATAGTGTTAAAACAAATCACTAATTTGAACTAAATTATGAATTTTAATAATGTCAATTAATTCAAACAAATtttcatgaaatttaaaaatTATGTATCTACAAAATGCTAGTGAATTTAAAAAATGGATGTGAATTGATATGATGTTCACGTATTGAGAAAAGATCATGGAATTAAACAAGCTCAAAATCACAAATATTTTTGAGTTCAAAAGGAGTTCATGTAATtgaaaaaatgtttgtgaattaaAAAACATGCATTAAAAAAATGCTCACGAATTCAAATaaagtttacaaatttgaatagtgtTCACGAATTCAAATAAAGTTTTCAAAATTCAAATGAAGTTTGTGAAATCCAAAAAATCTCGAATTCAAGAAATATTAATATTAATGAAAAACAATTCATGAAATTAAAATGTGAATTTGAATAAtaaaaatgaaaagaaaaggaagaaaattTAAAAGGATAAAGGATAATggaaaaaaggaaagaaaacCGATTAAAAAATAAAGAACAACGGAAAACtttgaagaaaaaaatgataGAAAAAAACATATGGAAAGAGAAGAGCAGGTGAGCAATGGAGATGATGCTTATGGCGAGGAGGGAGGGTGCCCTTAGCGACCACAACAACATGAGAGAAGAGCATCCATGGCGGCAATGATAGCAAAAAGGTGAGGAAAGGCACGTCCATGGCAGCCTTTAGAAAAAAAACGGAGGGAGAAAAAGGATAGATAGGATCATAGAAGAAAAGGAAACGAGTGGATGATAAGCCGTTTATAAAGAGACAAGGTTAAAGAGAAGCGGTAGCGTGGGCGCCAACAACGCGTGGTGCTGCACAGAACATGCGAAAGCTTGGCCCATCGGCGGTGATTGTTCATCTTATACGTTGCGACGTACAtaatgtcttctctgcatcctcCACTCCACATGCCTCGCCCGCTGTCGTGGCGTCGCCATGTCGATCTCGGATGATGTCCCGGCCACTCACCCGCACATGTGAAGTCTCGTCCTCGTCTATGCTGGTGACACCATGGGCACCTGCATTATCTCTGTCTCCAACGAGGTCTTGATTCAGCCTCGTGGGAGACACATAAGCAGTACACCAcccacgttgtggctttcacgcgGAATTAACTTATCCAAATCTTTTTTTCAGGTAACTGATAAATAGCTAAAGTGTACTCCCTTCCTTAACAAATATATACAGCCCATTCAGAGaaaagttagaacatcttatacTTGTGACCGAGGGAGTACAATAATTGGACTCAGCCAGACGAATGTTTTCTTGACCTGATGATCCACTTGGGAAAGCGCCCCCCCCACCCCCTGTCTCTGATAACCGATAAGCATCGGCAACATAACAGTGTGATGGTTTTTTTGGATAGAAAAACAGAGCAAGCTCACAACCCATGTGAAAAAGAATTGTTGTCATGGGTACTCATGGCGACGGAGCAAGTTGAATTCGATGTTTGAGGTTAAGGTAATATAAGGTGAGAGATTTGGTGAATGGGATGGTCTTATCCGGCAGTTGTGCCACCAACTTGACGATCAGTGGTGGACCTAGGATCTAATTGCTGGGGGTGCCAAACATCAATACATGGGTAAAAGTTTTTAATAAATTACACAAAATAAGCATGATTGGGCCTAAACGTCGTCATAAATCCAATAATTAGTCCAAAAAATAAGATTAAATATACCATGTAAACTATTTGCAATCATTCGTGAAATAATAGCCAGTAGAACTAGTTTCAGTTTATGTACTTTTATTCATGAGCGTAGGAGTCACAATTTTGAGGCTCATAATCTCGCTAAATTTGCTTGTAATCTAGCCTTAGGTAGGCATACCTGGTTGGGTACCCCGCATAATCCGAACCGTGTATCCATGAACATTATTCAATAAAGTGGCGAGAATTCTCAAAAAAAAATGTAAACTATTTTCATTTTTATAGGGGGTGCCATGGCACCCCTCCGCCACTGTTGGCGGTAGCGGAATCAAGGAGAGTTGTGGTGGTTAGAGGTTCAAAACATAACATACAGCTGATCAAGATCGACTGTGGTTGTAGATATTTTCAGACGAAGCTCCAATTATCAGCAACTAATCCTATCCTCCCAGGACACAAGTACATGGCACGATCCACCTCTTCGCCGGGAAGCAGATTACCAGCACGATCCACACTGATCTAAACAAGCTCCCACTGAATGTTCTGCTTAACGGTGTACAAATTGCTGCCGAACGCcctgtttttgctatgttcaggAAAACAGGGGTACTGCTATCATGTTTGCATTGCATGCCTTCTTCATTGTTTTGTTTGTGATAGTGCTGATTTCAGTGCAATGTGTGTCAAAAGTTCTACGCGGTGCGCCGGCCGAAACTTTCGGCCGGTCCCGCGCGAGCCACTCGATCGAGACCATCGTACGCTTGGCGCGAGCACCGTGCCCCCGCCTTATCTTGTTTCTCCGATCCCCTACTCTCTTAGCTGGGTCCACGCACGGGGGTGGCCACGCTCCTCGTCCTTCTCCAGATCTCGTCGTCGCCATGGATGCGCCCGTCACCATGCTCGCTCCCTTCGCCATGGCCGCGTGCGATGAGGCCAAGCACCGGAATGCATCTGACAAGCAAGGGGTGCTACAACCGGCGTCCAAATATGCTACGACCGGTGAGCCAAAGTGCTACAATGGCATAATTTTTTGCTACTGCGGACGGTGACCGCGGTGACCACACCTGCAGATGCTGCAACCGCTGTGGCTAGATGCTGAAACCGGCATGATTTTTTGCTACTACGGGGTGGTGGCCGCGGTGACCATGCGCCTACAGATGTTGCAATCCGTTCTCGCTAGATGCTGGAACCGGCAGCGAAAAATGCTGGAACCACGGTGTTCATTTGCTGGAACCGATGAGGTGATTTGCTACAACCGAAGACGCTAATGTTCATGACTTGCACGACAACTACAACTGGCGGTGGCGGCCATGATGTTCTTTTGCTACAACCGTGGCCACGTCTTGCTATGACCATAATTGTAGATCGTTGCCACGACGGCAGCCGTGTGTTTGCGACCTGCACGATGAGCTACAACTGGTAGCAGACAACCACAATGTTTTTTGCTACAACTATGTCTCTGTTTTGCTTCGACCAATGATGAAAATGTTGCCACGACGGCCGCCATGGTTTTTCCATCAAAGAGGTGTGTTCGCTGATGGCGACAGTAGACGACGAGCACGACGACCCGGGGGCGAGCGGTGGTGGCCGTTAGCCGCGGACGAGCGTGAGGTGGCGGCGTGGGGTGCGAAAGCGGAGGCGGCGCGAGGTGCAAaggcggaggcggcgcgggcTCGATCCTGTGCGGGAGGAAGGAGAGATGCAAATCAAACAAACCTGGCCGCTCCAACCGGGCGGCTGCTAGGCGACCGGCCCGAATTTGGGCCGGCGCGCCCACGCAGATCAGTGCCCAAAGTGAAAACACAGGATAGGATTTAATTGATGTGGGACGCCAATGCTGGCACACGTATGCCCAGAGGTCCGTCAGTTACTTCAGAGATTAGTTATTTCACAACAATTGGGCTGAGCAGCATGCATTGTTTCCAGACCCGATGATCAACCTCAGATATCCTATAACTTAAAACTGACACAATCCCTCCCTTAGCCCCCTAATTTCTTGGCCATGTTTTTCTTCTCTGTGTTTGCTTTTGTAATCTCTGTCGCTTTTTCCATCTCTGTGTTTGCATCTCTGTCGCTTAAGCGACAAATAGTGACAGGTTTTGAAAAGAACAATAGAGCAAAGTTCATAACCCAGCGAAAACGCCGACGAAAACCAAGAACATGAAAGCAAATTCTTACATATCATGTAGGGCTGGAATTCGAGCCGAGTCGAGCCAGCTCGGCTCGACTCGCTAGAGCTCCTTTCGTTAACGAGCTAGCTCGACTCGACTCGTTACTATAACGAGCTTAAACCCAAGATTGACTCGACTCGTATAACTCGCGAGCTGGCTCGTTTAGCTTGTTAAGCTCGTTAAAGATATGAACATAAAACCCTCAAAATGATAAAAAATAATTATGTATATATTAAACATATATATCACTAAACAATTGTAATTTTCTTGTAATGCATGAGTCTTCTAGGCGGGTGGGTCTTCAATGGCTGGGCCTTGTGTTGTGCGTCTGGAACGTAGGGTGCTGAGTGGCTTATCTTTTTTTGTATTGAGAGTGGCTGATCTTTTGTACCGAGCCTAACGAGTTACACGAATACTCGTGAGATTGGCTCGTTTAACTTGGTCTATAAACGATCTTAAACTAAAGCTTGGCTCGACTCATTATTCTTCGAGTTCGAGTCGATTCGAGCCGAGTCACGAGCTACTCGTTTAGCTCGCGAGCTTCGAGCTTTTTTTCCAGCCCTATATCATGGGTAGTGTAAAGTGCAAACTCAAGGCAATCAAATTTTGTGGATATGACCAATAACCTAACTACAAAGGTATATCAAATTCTTTCTCACGACGATGAGAGAGGCGTCTATCATAAACTGGACTCTTGCTTAAATAGTACTATGGAGTATGGAGTATAAACAGTACTTCAGCACACCAATAACCTAATAAACTATAAAAATTCGACCTTCCAGCAGAAAACAAAGCTATATCGTATATATGTAGTCCGAGAGATTACCCTAGATACTAAGTATACGtaccacatgcatgcatgcacaagaAAATTTCACTCAGCCGCTCGTCGACGGCGCCGGCACGTCCATGATCCTCCTCGTCGCCGGAGCAGCGCCGCTGGACAATAATCTCCTCTTTATCGCTGCCAAACTCAGGCCCCTGCGCGCCGCGAAGTTCCGGCACGCCTGCGCGAGGTCCTTGCACGAGTAGTCCTCCGCCATCTCCATGAGCGCGTCCACGGTGGAGTCCTTGATGAAGTCGCCCAGCCTGCACGCGCACATCAGCTTCAGCCTCTCGATGAGGTAGTAGTCGGCCGCCTCGAACAGCCGCAGCGTCAGGTCGTACGACCCCCTCCCTTTGGCGGCCTCGGGAGGCAGCTCGTCGGTGTAGATGAAGTGGAGCACGCCCCGGAACGCCTCCGGGGTGACAATGCCGCCGCCGACCTCGAGGACGTCCTTGCCCGCCTCGCGGCCGTGGCCGTAGAGGAGGCTCTCGAACCATGCCGACTGCGCGGCCACCACCATCCGGTGCGCCTCGAAGATCTCGCCGTCCACGTCGAAGCGCACGTCGAAGGGGGCCTTCCCGCCGGCGAGGAACCTGAGGGCGTTCTCCCCGTGGttggacggcggcggcggcggcatctGGACGAGGCCCGGGCGGTTGATGGCGAGGCTCCTCCTCCGCGCCAGGTGGATCGTGACGGTGCAGCGGACGGTGATGGAGTCGGCGTGGATGGCGCCGAGCGCGGCGCTCTCAAGCTGCTCCCGGGTGATGTAGCGGCGGATGCCCCAGCTGTTGCAGAAGGTGTCGTACTTGCAGGCGCGATCGGAGCGGCGCGTGTGGCGGACGTCGCCGTTGGGGCCGAGGAGCTGGAAGGTGAACTCGGCGCGCACGGGGCGGAACTGCGGCTTGTAGAGCGTCTGCGCGTAGAAGGCGACCCAGGCGCCGTCGGCCGTGCTGTAGCCGTCCGGGTAGAAGCGGATGTACCAGCGGCGGCCGTCGACGGAGAAGTACTGCGACAGGATCGACTTGCCCACGCCCATGCCCTTGGTGCGGCTGTACTCGCGGATCGTGAACTCGTGGGTGCCGGACACCTTGGGCACCTCGCTGATGGACCCCGTCACCGCCGTGGTGTCGCCGCCGTCGGCGACGGAAGGGCCGACGCCCATGTCGAACGGATCTGTCTAGGGTTTAGAAAAAAGTTGTTGAGGTTTTGATCAGATTAGATTAGGAGGTTGTTAACTAAGGGTTGAGTATATAAGAGGGCCCAGGTGATTAATCTAATTCGGATGGGTCTCTAACCCGTACCACGCAATAATCACGTTACAACTCTTTTTGTTTTCTATTCTAAAAAAAACTCTTTTTTAGGGGATAATCACGTTACAAGTTCGCTTGCGTTCGGTTGGTTTCCTACGTAAATCAGGAGCCGTGTATGCATGTACCTGTTTTCCAGTTTAAATAAAAATTTATTAAAAGCCTATATCGCATGCATCAAGTCTTTACGTGAATCTCCCTGAAAAAAAGTCTTCACGTGACTGATCCCTCTACGGTCACGCCTACGCCCGTGCCATGGAAATATGAGGGCATGTACAAAGATGTGAAAGTATCATGTAGGATGAATGATGGATGGACAAGAGAGAACTCATAAGAAAAGACTTGTGGAGATGATCTCTTAACATAACATGTCTCACCATGTTTTTAAGAATAGttagttattgaagataaggctaagagatgacccattgtagataattttttttgtcatctctaaattacatgTGAGACTTAAGATAAAATcatcttatcaaccattgtacatatCCTAAAAAGGTATAGTCGCCCCGATCCTTCACTCGTCTGGTAAGCACTCGAGTTCACTTCCGCCATGTGGGCCAAGAGCATGCATGTTCTACAGTACCTGTGTTCTAGTGTCCTCATGGCACAACCACATCGATAGCACGCATTCGACGCCGCCGTGTTGATCTGAGGGCATGTACAATAgttgataagatagtcttatcttaaatcttgcatgtaatttagagatgacaaaaaaaATGTCTACAATAGATCATCTCTTagccttattttcaataattggCTATTCTTAAAAACGTAATGAGACATATTGTGCTAAaagatcatctcttgtcttctcttaaataagagaagacaaacCTTTTTCTTATGATTTCTCTCTCCTTCATCTCATTAGAGGTCCCATCACCAACAGCCTCCACTACCTTGCCGCCGTGCTCACGTCGTTGTAAACATCTTCCATACGCCGGCGTGTTTACTGCCACGGTGCTGGCCCGAGGGCTCGTTGcagtctctctctctcactcactcacacacactcacactctctctctcttacAGAGAAGCGGTAGGAGCAAAGAAGATGCATGGACGATTGTTCTGTCTGCTTATACAGTGGACAGAGACTGCAGTTAGGCCATCCTTGGCGCTCAAGCCTATCCGCAGTCCAAATTATGTTGTTGTATGTTCCCTGGTCCAAATTCTACAAGTTTTTTTGCCTAGCTTGTGATACTCCATGCATACTCCCATTGTCGGTGCTCTCATTGTCGTACGCTCCCTTGTTAGCCGACCCGTTCGCCGCCGCCGATTACTAGCCGACACTTGCCCTGCGCACGAGGAAGCAGATTCCATGAACATGAAGGTGTGTGTATAGAGGCAACTTCAAATCTTCAAAAATTGTTTGCTTTTTTCTTTAAAAAATGTTCCGAATCTCAAATATTTGTTTGTGGTCTAAAACAACagagttttattttatttttcaactTTTTCAAAAATAATTCTAAATCTTCAAAACTTCTTCCGATTTTAAGTTTCGTTTGAACATTTCAGAAAATGTTCCTATTTTCATAATCAGAAATTTAGAAAATGTTCGCAAATTTGGAAAAATGTTCTTGTATTCAAATTGTGTTCGAATTTCAAAATTATTCATGTTTTCAATAGTTATTCACATATCCAAAAATAAATTGTGTTTTTCAATTTTGGTTGTTGTTTCAAAAAATTGTTCCTTATCTCAAATTATGGTCTAAAATTGAGACAATGTTTCCACTTTCCAAAAATTGTTCAAGGACTAAAAAAGGACCCGTTTTTTTAAAAAATGGTCATGTTTCAAAATTTGAAAGAATACCACTGTTTTGAACTAAAATTGATCAAAGGTTAAACATGTTCAAGTTTTCAAAAAAGTATTTGATATTTTTCAAAAAATATTTACATTTTCAGAAACTATTTGAGTTGTTAAAAAACTATTCATAATTATGAAAATGGTTTGTGTTTAAAAAAATATTCACTTTGTTCCAATATAAAAGTTTCattttgaagtttcaaaaaatGTCTCGGGTCTTTCTCTTTTGATTGTTCTTAACGGTTCACGCTGCCTATTAGCCGCCAAACCGCATAAGCTCAAGTGCCTAGTCCCCCACGTGCATTGACAAGCAAGAGGTTGTGTTTGAGTTTTTTTTCATTGTGCAGATTACAAATGTTCCGGCTAAGTCGAGGGGTGCCCTACGCGAAAAAGCACTAGTTATCGCAGCGAGCGGCATATAGGAACTCCCGACGAGACTTCTTTAGTGTGAAAAATAGATGAggtgtttttttttgaaaggaaTAACAGATGTATTCCACTTAATCATGGTGGCCCATATCGGAGATCACCAAACCTGATACAAAGTCTGGGGCATTAGTTACCCACATGAATAGAGGGTCCAGAGCGCCCCAAGCATGTTGCGCCAAAGCGTGTGCAACCATATTACATTCCCGGTGGCAAAAGAGAAAATCTGAGAATTCAAAGGAAGAGCGACACAAGCTCCTAGCCTCTCTGAATAGGACTCCAAGCTCCGCAGCATCATAGGCTCGCCCTTTCAGCGCCGTGACCATGTTCAGACAGTCAGATTCAAAGACAATGCGTTGGGCCCCTAATTCAGAAGCGCCCTCAATTGCTTTCATACAGGCAATCATCTCGGCCTGAAGAGGGCTGCGCACATTTTGCATCTTGCCAGCCGCCGCCACCAGAAAAGTGCCATGCTCATCGCGTGCAACAAAACCCCATGCCCCTGCTTCAGACTCTTCATGAAACGCCGCATCTGTGTTTATTTTTATGAGTCCCGCGGCCGGAGGCGTCCATGAATATTTGACTGTAGATGTAGGAGGAGATTTGGTTTGCAGACACGCATAATCCATCAGGTGCTTGGTGATGAAAGCACTGACCTCACCCGTCGATCGCTGCTTTTTGCCCGCGTAAGTTTTATTCCTTGTCGTCCACCAGTCCCAAAGGAGGACACATGCCTGTAGCTTTCTCTCAATCGGAAGCGAGCAAATATGCCTCATAACATCAAAAGCATCAGGGCACTCACATAACGCCACACGAATATCCTCCAAATTCTGTTCCCTCCAAATCACCTTCACTTTTTTGCATTTCAAGAACAAATGACCACCATCTTCATCCAGCCTCTGGCACATGGGACATCTAGTATCCAGCTCAGTGTGTTTCCTTTTGATATTGAGCAGAGTAGGAAGGCTATTGTGTGTTAGTCTCCACAGGAACATGCGAACCTTACCTGGGAGTTGAAGCTTCCAAATATGCTGCCACTTGTTCAAGGACTTACCTTGCTCACTGGAGGGGCCAGAGTTTTGTTGCTTATTAGCATCCTTCAGGTTCACTCC contains:
- the LOC125539950 gene encoding phosphatidylinositol/phosphatidylcholine transfer protein SFH11-like isoform X1, with protein sequence MSFRSIEQLLRRNSKIKISQSIANGIHDQKEERSVQALRESLLATNQLPEKFDDHHVLLRFLRMRGFNVIKAKEMFLNMLKWREDCAVDTIAKDFKFEEFDALKRCYPHGFHGVDRFGRPLYIERIGSVDLSKLMQVTSIDRYIKYHISEQEKTLSLRYPACSVAAKKHISSTTAILDVKGLGMNNFSKAAREMFIEIQKIDSNYYPETLHQLYIINAGSGFRALWKVLKAFMEARTLKKIQVLGTNYLSTVLEAVEPSNLPEFLGGTCTCSATGGCLLQDKGPWTDAGIIRASKEPSARHVDSTCGRKRTLGMLLLEDNQVANQMSENTHQKQASEQISGKIQELEDCAAQTKETLETLICNQKELGIHIEQLRELLRDDVPAEKKTSEKEK
- the LOC125539950 gene encoding phosphatidylinositol/phosphatidylcholine transfer protein SFH11-like isoform X2 yields the protein MSFRSIEQLLRRNSKIKISQSIANGIHDQKEERSVQALRESLLATNQLPEKFDDHHVLLRFLRMRGFNVIKAKEMFLNMLKWREDCAVDTIAKDFKFEEFDALKRCYPHGFHGVDRFGRPLYIERIGSVDLSKLMQVTSIDRYIKYHISEQEKTLSLRYPACSVAAKKHISSTTAILDVKGLGMNNFSKAAREMFIEIQKIDSNYYPETLHQLYIINAGSGFRALWKVLKAFMEARTLKKIQVLGTNYLSTVLEAVEPSNLPEFLGGTCTCSATGGCLLQDKGPWTDAGIIRASKVANQMSENTHQKQASEQISGKIQELEDCAAQTKETLETLICNQKELGIHIEQLRELLRDDVPAEKKTSEKEK
- the LOC125534245 gene encoding BTB/POZ and MATH domain-containing protein 2-like, with protein sequence MGVGPSVADGGDTTAVTGSISEVPKVSGTHEFTIREYSRTKGMGVGKSILSQYFSVDGRRWYIRFYPDGYSTADGAWVAFYAQTLYKPQFRPVRAEFTFQLLGPNGDVRHTRRSDRACKYDTFCNSWGIRRYITREQLESAALGAIHADSITVRCTVTIHLARRRSLAINRPGLVQMPPPPPSNHGENALRFLAGGKAPFDVRFDVDGEIFEAHRMVVAAQSAWFESLLYGHGREAGKDVLEVGGGIVTPEAFRGVLHFIYTDELPPEAAKGRGSYDLTLRLFEAADYYLIERLKLMCACRLGDFIKDSTVDALMEMAEDYSCKDLAQACRNFAARRGLSLAAIKRRLLSSGAAPATRRIMDVPAPSTSG